A genomic segment from Chloroflexota bacterium encodes:
- a CDS encoding 4Fe-4S dicluster domain-containing protein yields INDAYAVQTGSIEGEGLLLRWGKDKEAVYERRNRLRAVQREKEEKFPSRLDFDVENLPRFLEDSYDTLLWDVLGEKCLACGSCTLACPTCYCFNVFDEMHLNLREGERKRQWDSCQLEDFAKVATGENFRDRRADRQRHRFFRKGKYLKERYGKFACVGCGRCARACLVKINPIEVYNQLKGGER; encoded by the coding sequence ATAAACGATGCATATGCAGTACAGACCGGCTCTATAGAAGGAGAAGGTTTATTGCTAAGGTGGGGCAAGGACAAGGAGGCCGTGTACGAGCGACGGAACAGGTTGAGGGCGGTTCAAAGGGAGAAGGAGGAAAAATTCCCCTCCCGGCTTGACTTCGATGTTGAAAACCTGCCTAGGTTCCTGGAGGATAGCTACGACACCCTGCTTTGGGATGTGTTGGGCGAGAAGTGTCTGGCCTGTGGTTCCTGCACTTTAGCCTGTCCGACCTGCTATTGCTTCAATGTCTTCGACGAAATGCACTTGAATTTGCGTGAAGGTGAGCGAAAGCGGCAATGGGACTCCTGCCAGCTGGAGGATTTTGCCAAGGTGGCCACGGGGGAAAATTTCCGGGATAGGAGGGCCGATCGGCAAAGACATCGCTTCTTCCGTAAGGGCAAGTATCTTAAGGAGAGGTACGGCAAGTTCGCCTGTGTCGGTTGTGGCCGCTGTGCCCGTGCTTGTTTAGTGAAGATTAACCCCATCGAGGTTTATAATCAGCTCAAGGGAGGCGAGCGATGA